Below is a genomic region from Bacillota bacterium.
GCGAAGGAACGGTTGCGTCTCGTATTGGTGCATGATCGAGCTATACTCTCCCCGGGATTGTTGGAAGCCTTAAAGGAAGATATGATCGCAGTTCTATCCAAATATATGGAAATAGATGAAGAATCATTAGAAGTGAATTTAGACAGCAGCGATGAATCGGTAGCGCTGGTTGCAAATATTCCGGTGCGAAGTGTAAAGCGCAAAGTGTAGAACCTTTTCCGTCAGGAAGAGGTTTTTTGTTATGAAACACTCCTTTGGCTAATATACTTTACTAAAAGCCGAGGGAGGTGAGAGCAGTGGCAGTTCGCCTGCCCAACAGTTTTTATGCGGCGATTATTATCTTTATCCTGATTGGTCTGCTGTACGAAATCAACCTGCCCATCAGTGTGGAGCTGACGCGCTACCTCGAATTTGTCTTAACAACCGATTTCGATATGCAGTTTATCACCAAACCGTTTGAAAAGCTGCAGCATCGATTTGCAGATTTTGAAATAGCAGCTCTGTTTCAAAGTCTGCCTAGAGCCGCAGTGGGATGGTGAGTGTATGCGTATCGGCCGCTTTTTAGGGATTGTAATCACGGTCAATCCCTTTTTTTTGCTTTTACTTCCTGCTGCGGCAGCAGTAGGTAAGCTCATTCCTACTCTGGTTCTATTTGCGGTGGTTCTCTGGCATGAGACAGCGCATGTTCTGGCAGCATTGTGCTATGGTCTGAGGGTAGAGGAGATAGAGCTGCTGCCTTTTGGCGGAACTGCCCGCGTGGAGGATCTGATGCAGCTCGATCCGGAGATAGAAGCTGTTGTTGCAGCTGTCGGTCCAATCAGCAATCTAGTGCTGATCGGGATTATTGGTATTCTGCATGCTTATTATCCTTGTGATCAAGGGTGGATTGAATTTCTGACCAAGGCTAATCTCAGTATGGCTGCGCTAAATCTTTTGCCGGCTCTGCCTCTTGATGGAGGACGCATTCTGCGCAGCTATTTAGCGAGAGGCTTCGGGTTGAAAAAAGCAACGGAAAAAGCAGCCCTAATTGGGCAGCTCACAGCGGTGGTTTTTGTCTTTTGCGGCTTAGGCGGATTGTATTATTACCGAAGCCTTAACTCCGCTCTTTTGATTGTCATCGGCTTTTTTATTTTTACAGCTGCTCGTAAAGAGAAGCAAGCTTCTATTTATGTGTTTATGCGCTATCTGATCCACAAACAGAGAGAGCTGCGGCTGAATGGTGTGATGATGACCAAACATTTAGTTGCTAGCAGTGACACTGTCGTGGGAGAAGTTATAGACCACTTGGCGCCATCCTGCTTTCACATTGTCTGGATTATCAGTCCAAACGCGGAATTGATCGGGGTAGTGACAGAGACTGAACTGATCAACAGCTTGCTTGAAGAAGGAATTCATGGTAAACTTAGTAAATTGGTAAACATAAAATTTAAAACTTGATGGATAAGAGATGGATTTAATAGATGAAAGGGTGGAGTTAGTGGACGAAAGGTTACTGCGGATTCTGCCGGAGGTATCTAAGCCGGCTCGCTATACTGGTGGTGAGTTAAATGCCTGCCGCAAAGATTGGGATCAAGTATCGGTAAAAATGGCGCTGGCATTTCCCGATGTCTATGAGATCGGTATGGGTAATCTCGGCTATAAGATTTTGTACCATATCATTAATGAAAGAGAGGATGCTCTGGCAGAAAGAGCTTTTATGCCATGGGTAGATATGCAGGAGCGGATGCTGGAAGAAAATCTTCCTTTAACTGCGCTGGAGTCAGGCACTCCCCTTGCTAGTTTTGATATCGTCGGCTTTACGCTCCAGTATGAGCTGAGCTACTCAAACATCATTAAGATGCTTGACTTAGCCGGAATTCCCCGTTGGACGAAGGAGCGCAGTGAAACTGATCCTGTGGTTATTGCAGGAGGGCCCTGCGCTTATAACCCGGAGCCGCTGGCAGATTTCTTTGACTGCATTGCTTTGGGAGATGGGGAAGAAGTAATCAATGAACTGTTGGATATAATTAAGATTAGTAAAGCAGAAAAGTGGTCCCGTTCTAAGACACTGCTGAAACTTGCGCAAATCCCGGGAGTTTACGTCCCCAGTCTGTATGAAGTAGAGTACACCGACGCAGGAGAAGTAAAATCTGTCCGTCGGCTGCATGATCAAATTCCCGCTAGAATTCAAAAGCGGATTGTGGCCGACTTAGATCAGGTTCCGTTTCCTGATAAAATTGTGGTGCCCTATCTGCAGACAGTGCACGATCGCGTGATCGTGGAGGTAATGCGGGGCTGTACTCGCGGCTGTCGATTCTGCCAGGCGGGGATGGTATACCGTCCGGTCAGGGAACGCAGCGTTGAAACAATCAAGCGTCAGGCAGAGCTGCTCTTGGACAGCACCGGTTATGAGCAGGTATCTTTATCGTCGCTTTCGACCGGCGATTACAGCTGTGTGCAGGAGCTGGTGACTGATTTAGTCCAGGACTGCGGAGCTCGAGGGGTATCTGTTGCTCTGCCATCGCTCAGGGTTGACTCGTTCTCTGTTAAGCTGGCGGAGGAAATCCAGAAATTTAAGAAAACCGGATTGACTTTTGCTCCGGAGGCAGGGACGCAGAGACTTCGCGACGTAATTAACAAAAACGTTAAAGAATCGGATTTGTACGAAGCGGTAGAAGGAGCCTTTTCCGCCGGCTGGTTCCAGATCAAACTATATTTTATGATTGGACTCCCTACTGAAACCTATGAAGACCTGGATGGGATCGCTGCGCTGGCCAAAAATGTGCTGGAAATAGGCCGCAGGACTCTTCCCAAAGGCAGCAAAAAGCCTACTGTCACAGTCAGCGTTTCATCATTTGTGCCGAAACCCTGCACTCCATTTCAGTGGGAAGCCTTTAATAGTCAGGACGTGCTCCTGGAGAAGCAGGCTTATCTGCGCAGGCAGCTGCGGCATCCGGGCATCAAATTCCAGGCTCATGATGTGAAGACAAGCTTTTTAGAAGCAGTCTTCTCCCGCGGGGACCGCCGACTTGGACAAGTTTTGGCTAAAGCTGTTGATTTGGGCTGCCAGTTTGATGGCTGGACCGAGCATTTTAAATATGACGCTTGGATGCAGGCTTTGGCCGAGCTCGGTCTTGACAGCGAATTTTACGCTTATCGGGAAAGAGGAGCAGATGAAGTTTTTCCATGGGAGCATTTGGACAGCGGGGTCAGCCGCCGCTTCCTGTGGCATGAGCGGCAGAAAGCATATCAGGCACTTACAACCGATGACTGCCGTTTTACAAACTGCACAGGCTGCAGTGTTTGTCAAGAATTGGGTGTAGAGAATCGGCTGCAGGGTGGTGACAGCAGTGGCAGATAGCATTCGTTTGCGTTTTAGTGTTGGCGAAACTGGTAGATTTATTTCCCATTTGGATGTGCTCCGCTTGATGGAGCGCTCGGTGAGGAGAGCAGCGCTGCCTATTGAATACTCGGAGGGATTTAATCCGATCCCTAAAATGTCGTTTGCTTCAGCGCTGCCGGTTGGGGTTACCAGCAACTGTGAATATGTTGATCTGAAAATGAGTGCAGATGTTGATGGCTGTGAAGCGACAGCTGCTTTAAACTCGGTATTGCCCCAGGGCTTTCGGATTCTTGATGCGGTAAATGTGCCGGACCGCTCTGAGGCTTTGATGTCAATTGTTAATACTGCGCAGTATGAAGTCAGGATTCGAGAATCGGTACAGGGAATAGAGGAAAAAATCAATGGTGTGCTGGCTCATAAGGAGCTGTTAATAACAGTAGAGAGAAAACGAAAAACCCAGGTAAAGGATATAAGAGACTTGATTGACGCGCTGACTTATGATCCGGAATCAAACACAGTTTATCTGCAGTGCGCCAGTGGTCTAAAAAACAACCTGCGCCCCATGGATATACTGCCGTTTTTAGGACTGTCGCTTGGTGATGTGCTCATCCACCGGACAGCGCTGCTGGTCAAAACCGCGTCGGGAGATCTGCTGACGCCATTTGACGTTATAAAGGGGTAAAGAATAAAATGCTCAGAAAGGTTGTTATTTCATCTTTTTTAAACTATGTATTGGTAGGTATTGTCGAGGGCGGGAGATTGGCGGAGTTCTTTCAGGAAAAGGATGAAACCAGCCGCACCATTGGTAATATCTACAAAGGCCGGATCGAGAATGTTCTGCCGGGAATGGCAGCAGCTTTTGTTGATTTGGGCCTGGAACGCAATGGATTTCTCTATGTCGCTGATCTCAAAGCGGGCGCAAAAGGTCGTCCCATCAATGAGTTGATCAGAAAGGGGCAGGAGATAATCGTCCAGGTAACTAAGGAACCGGAGGGAAACAAAGGCGCTCGTGTGGTTAACCGAGTTTCTCTGCCCGGGCGTTTCTTGGTGCTGATGCCTTTTGAAGATAATCTCGGCGTTTCTCGTCAGGTCACCGATCCGGAAGAACGTGCCCGCCTGCGTGAGCTTGGAGCAGAGTTGAAACTGCCGGGTTATGGACTCATTCTGCGCACAGCCGCCGCCGGCCATTCCTATGAGGAACTGGCTCTGGACCGAGACGAACTTCTGGAGCTGTGGGAAGATATTTTAGAGCAGAGCAGGCATCGTTCAGCTCCAGCTCTGCTTTACCATGACCATGATCTGGTATATCGAATCATGCGGGATGTGGTTACCGGTGATACAGAGAAAATAATTGTAGATCAGCCCTGGATTTATGAGCGGATTATCAATATTAGAGATAAACTGCGGATATCTCCAACAACTGAGATTGAGCTGTATCAGGGTGAGGTAGCTCTCTTTGATCAGCTGGGGTTGACTCGGGATTTAGAAAAAGCCACTCAAAAGCAGGTGTGGTTAAACAGCGGCGGATACTTGGTTATTGATCAGACGGAAGCGCTGGTCAGCATCGATGTTAATACCGGCAAATATACCGGTACCAAAAATTTAGCAGAAACGGTGCTCAGGACCAACAAAGAAGCAGCGCAGGAAATTGCCAAGCAGCTGCGGCTCCGCAATATTGGCGGTATTATCATTATTGATTTTATCGATATGAAAAATGAGGCCGATCGCCAGCAGGTTTTAGAAACATTAACGAACGCACTGGCTCAGGATAAGACCAAAAGCCGTGTCTTGGGCTTCACTCAGCTGGGTTTAGTGGAAATGACGAGAAAAAAGGTCAAAACACGCCTAAGCCATATTTTAGAAACTCCCTGCTCTCAGTGCGGCGGCAGCGGCAGAGTCTGGTCTCGCGACACAATTGCCATCAGTACCGCCCAGAATATTTATTCGCTGGCTCGGGAGCCAGACGTAAAAGTTATCGAAGTGGTCTGCCATCCATCGGTGGCAGGTCTGCTGATTGGCCATAATAAGGAGAACCTCCAGATGATGCGCAGGCAAACCGGCAAGCAGATAAAAATCAGCGGCTGCGAGCAGTTTGAACTTGATCATGCGGAAATCAGCTGTAAACGTTGACAAGTATCTGTGCGAGTGATAAAATGATCTGCGTAGGTTTCTCTTTTGTAAAACCGCTCAGAACAGGCTTTTCAAAACACATGCGTGTGCCTGAAACTGGCGAGTCCGAACAAGGAGGTGTAGAGCTAATGTACGCTGTAGTTGAAACTGGTGGTAAACAGTACCGCGTTGCTGAAGGTGACACTATCTTAGTTGAAAAGCTCAATGTTCCCGTTGGTGAACAGGTAGTTTTAGATAGGGTTCTTTTAGTAGGTGGAAACGGTGGTGTCAAGGTAGGTACTCCGACTGTAGCTGATGCAAAAGTCATTGCTAAAGTTGCGGATCAGGGTAAAGGCAAAAAAGTCATTGTCTTTAAGTACAAAGCCAAGAAAAACTACCGTAAAAAGACCGGCCACCGCCAACCTTTTACAAAGTTAGTTGTTGAAAAGATTGAGGCTTAATGACGAAAATCCGGTTGTTTTTTAATGGTAATGATATCATTGGGTTTTCTGCTGAGGGCCATACCGGCTTTGCTGATCGCGGCGAAGACATTGTCTGCGCAGCAATTTCGGTACTAACCCAAACAGCGGTCATCGGACTGCAGCAGGAGCTGGGTCTAAAAGTTGACGTCGAGATCAAGGACGGTCTGCTTCAGTGCAGACTCCCGGTGCAGGTAGATGACAGACTGTGGCAGCAGAGCCAAGTTATTTTAAGAGTAATGTACGCTGGTTTGAGAGCGATTCTCCAGGAGTATGGAAAACAGTACCTGGATATCGAGGAGGTGGAACAATGCGGATGAATCTGCAGTTATTTGCATCTAAAAAGGGTGTAGGTAGTACTAAAAACGGACGCGATTCGGCAGCTAAGCGCTTAGGTGTGAAAAGATTCGATGGTCAATTCGTTACTGCCGGAAGTATCTTAGTGCGCCAGCGGGGTACCAAGGTTAAACCTGGTCTTAATGTTGGGATCGGTAAGGATGATACCCTCTTCGCTAAGGCTGATGGTTATGTTGCTTTCCAACGCCATGGTAAGTACAGCAAACAGGTTAGCGTTTTGAGTGAAAGGGAAGCAGTATTAGCTTAATCGGAATATCAAACCCTTTTGTACTTAGGTGCAAGAGGGTTTTTTATATGGCAGTTGGCTAGTGATTAATTTTTCAGGGTAAGATATGATGGTAGTAGGAAAGTGAGGGTTGCAGGTGTTTATTGATCGAGCGCGGATCTATGTTAAAGCCGGAGACGGCGGCGATGGAATGGTAGCATTTCGCAGAGAAAAGTATGTCCCGGCCGGAGGACCGGCCGGAGGAGATGGCGGTAGGGGCGGCAGTGTGATCATAGCGGCTGACCCCAACCTCAACACGCTGATTGACTTTCGCTACAAAAAGCATTACAAAGCCCCCAATGGCGAGCACGGCAAAAGTAAGAACCAGTACGGCAGAGATGGAGAGGATCTCGTTATCAATGTACCTCTCGGTACAGTAATCTATCATGGAGAAACGAATGAACTGATTGCCGATCTCACCCATCCGGGGCAAAAAGTGATAGTGGCAGAAGGTGGGCGGGGCGGCAGAGGAAATACTCATTTTACTACACCTACCCGGCAGGCTCCTGGATTTGCGGAGAGGGGTGAAAAACGACCCGGATTTTGGATAGATTTAGAGTTGAAATTAATAGCTGACGCGGCTTTAGTTGGATACCCAAATGCGGGCAAGTCAACCCTGATCTCTGTAGTATCTGCGGCTAAACCGAAAATCGCTGACTACCCCTTTACAACTCTGGTGCCTAATTTGGGAGTTGTATCGATTGCAGAGGGCGAGTCATTCGTAGTTGCTGACATACCCGGACTAATTGAAGGCGCGCATCAGGGCGTGGGTTTAGGTACTGACTTTTTGCGGCATATTGAGCGGACTCGGGTTATTATTCATGTTATTGATACAGCGGGAATTGAAGGACGGGATCCTGTCGAAGATTATTATAGAATCAATGAGGAGTTGGCTCTGTATAACCCAAGGTTGGCGTCCCTGCCTCAGCTGGTCGCGGCAAATAAAATGGATCTGCCCGGTGCAGAAGAAAATTTAGAAAGGCTGCGCGGAGTAGTTGAGCAGGATAATCGTCCTGTGTTTCCAATTTCAGCTGCTACAGGAGAGGGAACAGCTGAGCTGATGGCTGAAACAGGCAAGCTGATTCGCGCTTTAAGGCAGCAGGAGCCGCGGGAAGAAGCGGTGGAAGATATAGTGATTTACCGTCCTAAAACTGAACCTCGCGGCAGGGTGGAGGACTTTACGATTCGCCGCGAAAACGAGGATTATGTGGTTGAAGGAGCCGGACTCAGGCGGCTGCTGGAACGCTTGGATCTGGATAATGAAGAAACACTTGAGTATCTGCAGCGGCTCTTTGACAAAATTGGCTTGTACCAGAAACTTCGGGAAATGGGTATTGCCGATGGAGCTACTGTGAGAGTAGAAGAGATGGAGTTTCAATATCAGGAGTAGGTGGTGGGAAGGTGTTAACTAGCAAAGAACGGGCGCGGCTGCGCGCTCAGGCTAATGAGCTGGAGCCGATTTTCCAAATCGGAAAAGGCGGCTTAACTGATGAGATTATCAATCAGCTTGATCAGGCGTTAACTGCTCGGGAGCTGATTAAGGTGAGAATATTAAAAAATTCGCTTGAGGACCCTCGGGAAGCTGCCGAGGCAATCAGCTCTGCAACTAACTCAGAAGTGGTGCAGGTGATCGGCAGGAATTTCGTTCTGTATCGAGAAAATGAAGACAGTAATGAATGATGAAAGGTGGTTCTTATGGCCGAAGTTTTTAAAGATGTTTCAAAAATAAAATATGAAGGGCCAGATTCGAATAATCCCCTTGCGTTTAAGCACTATAACCCTGCTGAAATAATCGGTGACAAAACGATGGAAGACCATCTGCGCTTTTCTGTCGCTTATTGGCATACTTTCACAGCCAAAGGTGTAGATCCATTTGGCGCAGCAACCATGATTCGCCCTTGGGATCAAGCCGGTGATCCTCTTACCCGGGCAAAAGAGCAGATGATTGCAGCGTTTGAGTTTATGAGCAAATTGGGAGTACCGTACTTCTGCTTCCACGATCGGGACATTGCACCGGAAGGATCTTCACTGCGTGAGTCCAATAAATATCTTGATGAGATCGTTGATCTAGCCAAGCAGCTGATGAATGAAACAGGAATCAAGCTGTTATGGGGTACAGCTAACTTATTCGGACATCCCCGCTATGTGCATGGAGCAGCCACTTCCTGCAACGCGGATGTATTTGCCTACGCCGCAGCTCAAGTTAAGAAAGCTTTAGAAGTTACCAAAGAGCTGGGCGGCGAGAACTATGTGTTTTGGGGCGGGCGGGAAGGCTATGAAACACTGCTCAACACTAACATGAAGCTGGAACTGGATAACTTGGCCCGTTTCTTACATATGGCGGTGGACTATGCTGAGGAGATTGGCTTCACCGGTCAGTTCTTAATTGAACCGAAACCAAAAGAGCCGACCAAGCATCAATATGACTTTGATGCTGCTTCTGTCCACGCATTCCTGCAGAAGTATGATTTGGACAAGCACTTTAAGCTTAATATTGAAGCTAACCACGCCACATTAGCTGGACATACATTCCAGCATGAGCTGCACTATGCCCGCATTAATGGTCTGCTCGGCAGTATCGATGCCAACCAGGGAGACATGCTGCTTGGTTGGGATACAGATCAGATGCCTACCGATCTGTACACTACTACACTGACTATGTATGAAGTGCTGAAGAATGGCGGATTGGCTCCCGGCGGCCTGAATTTTGATGCGAAAGTACGCAGAGGCTCCTTCGAACTCAATGACCTGTTCTACGGTCACATTGCTGGTATGGATGCATTTGCATATGGCTTGAAGGTAGCTTACAAACTGCTCCAGTCCGGAGAGCTGGAAAACTTTATCGAAGAGCGCTACTCCAGCTACAGCGCAGGCATTGGCAAGCAGATCGTTGACGGAAAAGCTGACTTCAAGACTCTGGAAGCCTATGCTCTGGATCTTCCTGAAGTTACCAACCGGTCCGGACGCCAAGAAGTGCTTGAAACCATTATCAACCGCTTTTTGATCCGCGGATAAACAACTAGAGTAAACAGGAAGTAGAAGAGTAATCTAGAATAAATAAAAAAAGAGGTATCCGCACCCACCAAGCACAGTTTTGGTGGGTACGGATTATATAGAACGGAGTTAGGAATGAGCAAGCAAGTAAGACCTCTCAGAATTGCGATTATGGGCGGTACTTTTGATCCTGTTCACTACGGGCACTTAGTTACCGCTGAAGCTGTTCGTGGCGAATTTGCCATCGATCATGTTCTGTTTGTACCGTCGGGGGTTCCGCCCCATAAAGACCCGGGTCAAGTGAGTGATGCTGAGCATCGGTATTTGATGACAGTATTTGCAACTTTGACCAATCCATACTTTGAGGTTTCCCGAGTTGATATTGATCGCGAAGGTCAAACCTATACCATTGATACACTGCGTGCTCTGCGTCGGCTGTATGGTGATGAAACCGAGCTGTTTTTTATCACGGGTGCTGACGCAATAGCAGAGATTATGAGTTGGAAAGATGCTGAAGAACTGCTGAAATTGTCGGAGTTTGTGGCTGCTACCCGTCCTGGATATCAGTTTGAGCCGGAACTCGAGGAGTGGTTTGCCTCTCAGGGCAAGCGTCTGCATACTCTGCAGGTGCCGGCGATGGCAATCTCATCCACAGATATCCGCAAACGGGTGCGGTCCCGCAAATCTATTCGCTATCTGGTACCAGAAACTGTGGAGTACTATATTCATAAAAACCACTTATATCTGGACGCCCACAGTAAATCCGGCGGCTGCGAATAGCTGTAACAGCAGAGTTAGGCGAAATGTGCTAGTTGCTGCTGAGCTCTAAGTAGCGCTAGCTTTTTTTGTCGGAGGAGGGTTGAATCGGTGATTAATCCTGATGAATTAGCACAAAAACAGCAGGAAATAGCTGAACGACGAGCAGAGAAGCAGCGGCAGAAGCGCAGAAGAACGATCGCTGCGGTTTTCCTGTGCCTAATTGGAGCCGCGCTGTTGTTTGTTTCAGCGTATGTCAGCTATCAGCGAGGACTTGATCGGAGGCAGCTTCCTTTACAAAGTCCACAATCAACCGCGGTATCCCTGGAGCCCCAGGAATATCGGCGCACTCATATTTTATTTCTTGGGACTGATGATAAAAGAGACAGTGCCTCTAGAACTGATACGATTTTACTGATAGCAGCCGATCCCAATACCGGATATGCCGGGATTATTTCCATCCCAAGGGATACGCGGGTTTATATTCCAGAACGGGATCGCTGGGATCGGATCAATGCAGTTCATGCCTATGGTGGTCCGGAACTGACTGTGAAGACTGTGGAAGATTTTCTGGGAGTAGCTATTGATTACTATATTGAAACAGACTTCGCGGGGTTTAGCCGGATTGTTGATACCCTCGGAGGGGTTGAGATTGATGTGGAAACGGATATGTTTTATGTTGATACAGCCGGAGACCTTTATATTGACATCAAGGCCGGCAGGCAAGTTCTCGACGGAGAAACTGCCTTAGAATACGTCCGTTTCCGTGATCGGCTGGGTGATGTTGCGCTGGTGAATCCTCACTACGAGGTATATGATGGTCGAGTGGAGCGGCAGCGCAAGTTTATCATGGCAGTAATTGATGAAATTCTGCAGCCGAGTACTATACTCAAAATCCCTCGATTATTAGGACAGGTATGGGATGCGGTGGAAACAAATATGCCGTGGACTACAGCCCTGAAGTTTGCTTTGGCAGCTAACCGCTTTACAACCGATCGAATTGAAACAGCAATTTTGCCGGGCACATCGGATCAGCTCAATGGTGCATGGTATTGGCTTGCCGATGAGGAACGGATGACCCAGGTAGTGGATTGGATTGTTTATGGAAAGCCGATGCCCTTAACCGCAGAGGTTCTTAACGGCGCGGGAATCCAAGGTATTGCTGCAAGAGCTTCCGAATTTCTCCGGGAGCAGAAGCTGGCGGATGTGAAAAGTGTTGGCAATGCCGAACATTTTAATTATCCGGTTTCAGAGATTATTGTCAGCTCGCAGAAGGTTGCAGATCGCGCGGCCGAGCTTGCCGAGCTGATTCAAGCAGAAATAATGATTGATCCTTATCGAGAACAGCAGGTAGATATAACGATCATTATCGGGAAAAATTTTAATATCTAACGGGAGGCGATTCCTTGAGCAAATTGTCGGGAAAGGATATTGCAGTAGCAGCAGCTCGTGCAATGGATGATAAAAAAGCCGAAAATATTCAGATCTTAAAAATGAGCGGTGTGATGGTTGAAACAGACTATTTTGTAATCTGCAGTTGCACTTCGTTCCCGCAGATGCAGGCTGTCGCTCAATCGGTCCTTGATGAGATGGAAAAACTGAATGTTCCCCTCAAGCAGCAGGAAGGACGCAGTAATAACAACTGGATGCTATTGGATTATGGTGATATGGTAGTCCATATTTTCATGGAGGCTGAGCGGGAATACTATAATCTTGAAAAGCTCTGGGCTGATGCAGAAAGGATTCCATTTAGTGATCATGAATAATGCGGATTCGGCTTACACTCACTTAGCTCAGTACTATGACCGGCTCATGGATGTTGATTACGAGGAGTGGGCGGAGTATCTGCGGCAGATATGGGAAAAGTTGGGGTGCAAACCGAAACAGA
It encodes:
- a CDS encoding LCP family protein, whose translation is MINPDELAQKQQEIAERRAEKQRQKRRRTIAAVFLCLIGAALLFVSAYVSYQRGLDRRQLPLQSPQSTAVSLEPQEYRRTHILFLGTDDKRDSASRTDTILLIAADPNTGYAGIISIPRDTRVYIPERDRWDRINAVHAYGGPELTVKTVEDFLGVAIDYYIETDFAGFSRIVDTLGGVEIDVETDMFYVDTAGDLYIDIKAGRQVLDGETALEYVRFRDRLGDVALVNPHYEVYDGRVERQRKFIMAVIDEILQPSTILKIPRLLGQVWDAVETNMPWTTALKFALAANRFTTDRIETAILPGTSDQLNGAWYWLADEERMTQVVDWIVYGKPMPLTAEVLNGAGIQGIAARASEFLREQKLADVKSVGNAEHFNYPVSEIIVSSQKVADRAAELAELIQAEIMIDPYREQQVDITIIIGKNFNI
- the rsfS gene encoding ribosome silencing factor, which encodes MDDKKAENIQILKMSGVMVETDYFVICSCTSFPQMQAVAQSVLDEMEKLNVPLKQQEGRSNNNWMLLDYGDMVVHIFMEAEREYYNLEKLWADAERIPFSDHE
- a CDS encoding nicotinate-nucleotide adenylyltransferase, whose translation is MSKQVRPLRIAIMGGTFDPVHYGHLVTAEAVRGEFAIDHVLFVPSGVPPHKDPGQVSDAEHRYLMTVFATLTNPYFEVSRVDIDREGQTYTIDTLRALRRLYGDETELFFITGADAIAEIMSWKDAEELLKLSEFVAATRPGYQFEPELEEWFASQGKRLHTLQVPAMAISSTDIRKRVRSRKSIRYLVPETVEYYIHKNHLYLDAHSKSGGCE